ATAGGGCGACATGACCATATCCAAAAACGGGATAAAAGTGAAGATCTTTGGCACCGAATACCGCATCAAGGGCGACGCCAATGCCGATTACATCCGCCAGGTGGCCGGATTGGTGGACGAACGGATGCGCCAGATAGCCGAGGCTTCGATGACCGGCTCGGTGGCCAAGATCGCCATTTTGGCGGCCGTCAATATAGCCGACGAGCTTTTAAAAGAGCGCCTGACCAGGGAATCGGCCATGGACAAGCTGTCGGA
The DNA window shown above is from candidate division TA06 bacterium and carries:
- a CDS encoding cell division protein ZapA, with the protein product MTISKNGIKVKIFGTEYRIKGDANADYIRQVAGLVDERMRQIAEASMTGSVAKIAILAAVNIADELLKERLTRESAMDKLSERLKQAEENGQE